A window of Natrinema versiforme contains these coding sequences:
- the aspS gene encoding aspartate--tRNA(Asn) ligase, translated as MQDRTYTADAEPGDDATVAGWVHEIRDLGGIAFLILRDTSGKIQIKFEKDEMDEELVETGLGVSRESVVKVSGAVEEEPRAPTGVEVTPESVEVVAPADPELPLDPSEKVDADLSTRLDNRTLDLRKEDVQTIFEIRSDVLRAVRDQFREFRCTEINTPKIVATGTEGGTELFPITYFGEEAFMNQSPQLFKQLIAGSNVERVFEIGPIFRAEEHNTPRHLNEATSIDFEGAFCDHEDAMDVAEGIVKASYESVQENFGEQLEELDLAEDFEVPEGDFPRISYEEAIERINATGELDEQLVWGDDLSTPAEEALGQDVGGHYFITDWPSEIKPFYIKDHDDDPELSTGFDLMHPRMELVSGGQREHRHEKLIEGFEQQGLDPDQFEYYTKMFKYGMPPHAGFGLGGERLLMTILGLDNIREAVLFPRDRQRLSP; from the coding sequence ATGCAGGACAGAACCTACACTGCCGACGCCGAGCCGGGTGACGACGCGACGGTCGCCGGCTGGGTCCACGAGATCCGCGATCTCGGGGGCATCGCCTTCCTGATTCTCCGGGATACGAGTGGCAAGATCCAGATCAAGTTCGAGAAAGACGAGATGGACGAGGAGCTAGTCGAGACCGGTCTCGGCGTCTCCCGCGAGAGCGTCGTCAAAGTCTCCGGTGCGGTCGAGGAAGAGCCCCGCGCGCCGACGGGCGTCGAGGTCACGCCCGAGTCCGTCGAGGTCGTCGCGCCCGCGGACCCGGAACTGCCGCTCGACCCCTCCGAGAAGGTCGACGCCGACCTCTCGACGCGACTCGACAACCGCACGCTCGACCTGCGCAAGGAAGACGTTCAGACGATCTTCGAGATCCGCTCGGACGTGCTGCGCGCGGTCCGCGACCAGTTCCGCGAGTTCCGCTGTACGGAGATCAACACGCCGAAGATCGTCGCCACGGGGACCGAGGGCGGCACCGAACTGTTCCCGATCACCTACTTCGGCGAGGAGGCCTTCATGAACCAGTCGCCACAGCTGTTCAAGCAGCTGATCGCTGGCTCGAACGTCGAGCGCGTCTTCGAGATCGGTCCGATCTTCCGCGCCGAAGAGCACAACACGCCGCGACACCTCAACGAGGCCACCTCGATCGACTTCGAGGGTGCGTTCTGCGACCACGAAGACGCCATGGACGTTGCCGAGGGCATCGTCAAAGCGTCCTACGAGTCCGTACAGGAGAACTTCGGCGAGCAACTCGAGGAACTCGACCTCGCCGAGGACTTCGAGGTTCCGGAGGGTGACTTCCCGCGCATCAGCTACGAGGAGGCCATCGAGCGCATCAACGCGACGGGCGAACTCGACGAGCAGCTCGTCTGGGGCGACGACCTCTCGACGCCGGCCGAGGAGGCCCTCGGACAGGACGTTGGCGGCCACTACTTCATCACCGACTGGCCCAGCGAGATCAAGCCGTTCTACATCAAGGACCACGACGACGACCCCGAACTCTCGACCGGCTTCGACCTGATGCACCCGCGCATGGAACTGGTTTCGGGCGGCCAGCGCGAGCACCGCCACGAGAAGCTCATCGAGGGCTTCGAACAGCAGGGCCTCGATCCCGACCAGTTCGAGTACTACACCAAGATGTTCAAGTACGGCATGCCGCCCCACGCTGGCTTCGGCCTCGGCGGCGAGCGCCTGCTCATGACCATCCTCGGGCTGGACAACATCCGAGAAGCTGTACTGTTCCCGCGTGATCGTCAGCGTCTGTCGCCATAG
- a CDS encoding triacylglycerol lipase, which produces MADNDSENGTQRRFEESTGSTRRSILKATGVTAIAGTGLAAASGSASAQVLGPDVIEIDDGLFGWSADGSLPVTDELLVFVHGWFGDTTVSSQASNVENSLESGGYSPAETVAIEWPATNFNFIGAEADTENVGGVTADLIEEFYDSGGGNVRLVGHSLGGRCVLWAATELGSGYQIETVAPLGAAADGSEVCGSPWNAGLDNACEVRNYHSNNDSTVGSAYGGFGDTALGTEGAGCDPAPNYTDVDVTASVGSHLAYLGDSMVGSDLAGAINSGSCDGSNGG; this is translated from the coding sequence ATGGCAGACAACGACAGCGAGAACGGTACACAGCGACGTTTCGAGGAATCGACCGGATCGACTAGACGATCCATCCTCAAAGCGACTGGCGTGACGGCCATCGCCGGGACGGGACTCGCGGCCGCCTCCGGTTCGGCGTCGGCACAGGTCCTCGGCCCCGATGTCATCGAAATCGACGACGGCCTGTTCGGCTGGAGCGCCGACGGCAGCCTCCCGGTCACGGACGAACTGCTCGTGTTCGTCCACGGCTGGTTCGGCGACACCACCGTCTCGAGTCAGGCCTCGAACGTCGAGAACTCCCTCGAGTCGGGCGGCTATTCGCCGGCCGAGACGGTCGCCATCGAGTGGCCTGCGACCAACTTCAACTTCATCGGCGCGGAAGCCGACACCGAGAACGTCGGCGGGGTTACGGCCGACCTCATCGAGGAGTTCTACGACAGCGGCGGCGGTAACGTCCGACTGGTCGGCCACTCGCTTGGCGGTCGCTGTGTCCTCTGGGCCGCGACCGAACTCGGCAGCGGCTACCAGATCGAGACCGTCGCCCCGCTGGGCGCGGCCGCCGACGGCTCGGAAGTCTGTGGCAGTCCGTGGAACGCCGGTCTGGACAACGCCTGCGAGGTCCGCAACTACCACTCGAACAACGACTCGACGGTCGGCAGCGCCTACGGCGGCTTCGGTGACACGGCCCTCGGAACGGAGGGCGCCGGCTGCGATCCCGCCCCGAACTACACGGACGTCGATGTCACCGCCAGCGTCGGGAGTCACCTCGCGTATCTGGGCGACTCGATGGTCGGTAGCGACCTCGCCGGCGCTATCAACAGTGGCTCCTGTGACGGTAGCAACGGCGGCTAG
- a CDS encoding helix-turn-helix domain-containing protein: MKRATYVVTPHRGYFDPTERWCRENDLRFEAIHQIGLLEDGTVKALLEVAGTPPQVRSNVPDDLSRLVDRELSADDGRTMLQLRYEPTDLNRRFIEPFHTTGVIVQYPIVYVDPDRSSLRTTVTGPDDDVQRLIESYRELADLTVEAVSNSLPSVDQRYDDLTERQQEVLEMAYEHGYYDDPRGATYEEIAAELDCSASSVGQILRRTESTLVSATVANRSYDSS, from the coding sequence ATGAAACGGGCGACCTACGTTGTCACTCCACACCGCGGGTACTTCGATCCAACCGAGCGGTGGTGTCGCGAGAACGACCTTCGATTCGAGGCGATCCACCAGATCGGTCTCCTCGAGGACGGGACCGTCAAGGCCCTTCTCGAGGTGGCCGGAACGCCGCCACAGGTCCGGTCGAACGTTCCCGACGACCTCTCGCGACTCGTCGACCGCGAGCTCAGCGCCGACGACGGGCGGACGATGTTACAGCTTCGGTATGAGCCGACCGACCTCAATCGCCGGTTCATCGAGCCGTTCCATACGACCGGCGTGATCGTCCAGTACCCGATCGTGTACGTCGATCCGGACCGATCGTCGCTTCGAACGACCGTAACCGGGCCCGACGACGACGTCCAGCGGCTCATCGAGAGCTACCGGGAACTCGCAGACCTCACCGTCGAGGCCGTCTCGAACTCGTTGCCGTCGGTCGATCAGCGCTACGACGACCTCACCGAGCGCCAGCAGGAGGTACTGGAGATGGCCTACGAGCACGGCTACTACGACGATCCGCGCGGTGCCACCTACGAAGAGATCGCAGCCGAGTTGGACTGTTCGGCGAGTTCCGTCGGACAGATCCTCCGCCGGACCGAATCCACGCTCGTCTCGGCGACCGTCGCGAACCGATCGTACGATTCGTCGTAA
- a CDS encoding pantoate kinase, with product MREEATAFVPGHVTGFFSAHPDDDPTKAGSRGAGLTLTDGVEVTVEPAEESAIVLDGTELEVDPVTTVLETLDATARVEANSELPLGAGFGVSGAMALGTALAANRVFERKLSENELVTIAHGAEVQAGTGLGDVVAQAHGGVPIRLEPGGPQDNKLDAIPARARVEYVSFGELSTADVLSGDTEQLTTAGKEALSRVVEEPTLLSLLYASRLFARDAGLLTERVAEAIREVSAADGQASMAMLGETVFALGTGLSDAGYEPSVCATHPAGAVLR from the coding sequence ATGCGCGAGGAGGCGACGGCGTTCGTCCCCGGACACGTCACGGGATTTTTCAGCGCTCACCCGGACGACGATCCGACGAAAGCCGGCTCACGAGGGGCGGGACTGACGCTCACAGACGGTGTCGAAGTAACGGTCGAACCGGCAGAGGAATCAGCGATCGTCCTCGACGGAACCGAACTCGAGGTCGATCCGGTGACGACCGTCCTCGAGACGCTCGACGCGACCGCCCGCGTCGAAGCGAATTCCGAACTGCCGCTCGGAGCCGGGTTCGGCGTCTCGGGAGCGATGGCGCTCGGTACGGCGCTCGCGGCGAACCGCGTCTTCGAGCGCAAGCTCTCGGAGAACGAACTCGTGACGATCGCTCACGGTGCCGAGGTACAGGCCGGGACGGGACTCGGAGACGTGGTCGCGCAGGCCCACGGCGGCGTTCCGATCCGCCTCGAGCCGGGCGGGCCACAGGACAACAAGCTCGACGCGATTCCGGCGCGGGCGCGCGTCGAGTACGTTTCGTTCGGCGAACTCTCGACGGCCGACGTGCTCTCGGGCGACACCGAGCAGCTCACGACCGCCGGCAAGGAGGCGCTCTCCCGGGTCGTCGAGGAACCGACGCTACTCTCCTTGCTGTACGCCTCGAGGCTGTTCGCGCGCGACGCCGGCCTGCTCACGGAGCGAGTCGCTGAGGCGATCCGCGAGGTCTCGGCGGCCGACGGACAGGCGTCGATGGCCATGCTCGGCGAAACCGTCTTCGCGCTCGGGACGGGGCTCTCCGACGCCGGCTACGAGCCGTCGGTCTGTGCGACGCATCCGGCCGGCGCGGTGTTGCGGTAG